A single region of the Shinella sp. PSBB067 genome encodes:
- a CDS encoding bifunctional enoyl-CoA hydratase/phosphate acetyltransferase: protein MSTQTDAILDLCRSLPPTRTAIVHPVTANVVAAAAEATRAGLVVPVLVGPAARITAAAKETAVDIAGWEIVDTEHSHAAAMRAAELAAGRHVAAISKGSLHTDELLGAIVRADSGLRTERRISHCYLMSIATYPKPFIITDAAVNILPDLSVKADIVQNAADLWRVVFGEARPARVAVLAAVETVNPKMQATLDAAALCKMADRRQITGCLIDGPLAFDNAISPQAAREKGIVSEVAGDADILLVPDIEAGNMLAKQLTFLSGAEAAGIVLGARVPVVLTSRADDERTRLLSAALASLVADARTKGLIK from the coding sequence ATGAGCACACAGACAGACGCGATCCTCGATCTTTGCCGTTCCCTGCCGCCGACGCGCACCGCGATCGTGCATCCGGTGACGGCAAATGTCGTGGCGGCAGCGGCGGAAGCCACGCGGGCGGGGCTGGTCGTCCCGGTCCTCGTCGGCCCGGCGGCCCGCATCACAGCCGCAGCGAAGGAGACGGCGGTCGACATCGCCGGCTGGGAGATCGTCGACACCGAGCACAGCCATGCGGCCGCGATGCGGGCGGCGGAGCTGGCGGCCGGCCGCCACGTCGCCGCCATCTCGAAGGGATCGCTCCACACGGACGAACTGCTCGGCGCGATCGTCCGGGCCGATTCGGGCCTGCGCACGGAGCGGCGCATATCGCACTGCTACCTGATGAGCATCGCGACCTATCCAAAACCCTTCATCATCACCGACGCCGCCGTCAACATCCTGCCGGACCTTTCGGTGAAGGCCGACATCGTGCAGAACGCCGCCGACCTCTGGCGCGTGGTGTTCGGCGAGGCGCGGCCGGCCCGGGTAGCCGTGCTGGCGGCCGTCGAGACCGTCAATCCGAAGATGCAGGCGACGCTGGACGCCGCCGCGCTCTGCAAGATGGCAGACCGCCGGCAGATCACCGGCTGCCTCATCGACGGGCCGCTCGCCTTCGACAATGCCATCAGCCCGCAGGCGGCCCGGGAAAAGGGCATCGTCTCGGAGGTCGCGGGCGATGCCGACATCCTCCTCGTTCCCGACATCGAGGCCGGCAACATGCTGGCCAAGCAGCTCACCTTCCTCAGCGGCGCGGAAGCGGCGGGCATCGTGCTCGGCGCGCGCGTGCCCGTGGTGCTGACGAGCCGGGCCGACGACGAGCGCACGCGCCTCCTGTCGGCCGCGCTCGCGTCCCTCGTCGCCGATGCGAGAACGAAAGGCCTCATCAAGTGA
- a CDS encoding AraC family transcriptional regulator yields MNIRIKPDIPEHLFVGAMDGPASCTPDDDFYDIWPKFLVMVLLQGQQHFVMDGEHFRIDAGDEESPAPRVFMLNIARACTVQFVNESTTPLRKVMISAPLPWIDRLIRSQPTSMPRLRAFFARHLATFHFAPSRHLTQIAEQILKPPAAMTGELLTLHRNSHAFDILCQACSILVQEETAPRQPTALGRRQGEKVRDYILAHACEGPTLERIARAVGISTSSIQRHFKERFGVTVSDFIRQERLETARAALERDGIPISQAAYLAGYRNPSSFTTAFKKAYGVSPKHRRA; encoded by the coding sequence TTGAACATCAGGATCAAACCGGACATTCCCGAGCACCTGTTCGTCGGCGCCATGGACGGCCCGGCCAGTTGCACGCCGGACGACGATTTCTACGACATCTGGCCGAAATTTCTGGTCATGGTGCTGCTGCAGGGCCAGCAGCATTTCGTGATGGACGGGGAGCATTTCCGCATCGATGCCGGCGACGAGGAGAGCCCCGCCCCGCGCGTCTTCATGCTGAACATCGCCCGGGCGTGCACAGTGCAGTTCGTCAACGAGAGCACGACGCCGCTGCGCAAGGTGATGATTTCCGCGCCGCTGCCCTGGATCGACCGGCTGATCCGCTCGCAGCCGACGAGCATGCCGCGGCTGCGGGCCTTCTTCGCGCGCCACCTCGCCACCTTCCACTTCGCGCCCAGCCGCCACCTGACGCAGATCGCCGAGCAGATCCTCAAGCCGCCGGCGGCGATGACGGGCGAACTGCTGACGCTCCACCGCAATTCCCACGCCTTCGACATCCTGTGCCAGGCCTGCTCCATCCTGGTGCAGGAGGAGACCGCGCCGCGCCAGCCGACGGCCCTTGGCCGGCGGCAAGGCGAGAAGGTGCGCGACTATATCCTCGCCCATGCCTGCGAGGGCCCGACGCTGGAGCGCATCGCCCGCGCGGTCGGCATCAGCACCTCCTCGATCCAGCGCCATTTCAAGGAACGCTTCGGCGTCACCGTGTCGGACTTCATCCGGCAGGAGCGGCTGGAGACGGCCCGCGCCGCGCTCGAACGGGACGGCATCCCGATCTCGCAGGCCGCCTATCTCGCCGGCTACCGCAACCCTTCCAGCTTCACCACCGCCTTCAAGAAGGCCTACGGCGTCTCGCCGAAGCACCGGCGGGCGTGA
- a CDS encoding TonB-dependent siderophore receptor — MWGTLSLSLGRRRIMLLAAASVFALNAHAQERTQSPAGTTLEAIVVEGGAGERGDGPVKGYVAKKSLSGTKTDTPVARTPQTISVVAKDQIEDQHVQSVAEALRYTPGVVTEYRGASNLRDELFVRGFYYVPKYLDGLFLGGDLSYARIDPYLLERVELISGPASVLYGQANPGGIVNMVSKKPTGEPLRAAELSVGTDRSISAGFDISDTFDDAFGYRLAATGLSRDLQEDFAKRRSLAIAPSFTWSPDGGTSLTILGGYQNEPDAGYRNFLDAAGTVTPIPGFGYVPRDFFVSDPNYERSEREQAWIGYEFRHEFNDNLTFRQNARYLHLDWLHHTLVYGSLSADPLTGANTVISRSASGGTDNWGQFTIDNQMEATFSTGAAEHTLLAGVDYQYRTRDYQWGRAPVPSINIADPHYGGFNYGSVVLATSDLQAVDARQTGVYLQDQMEIGGLNLLAGLRYDWAQTDIDDRLAANNDQSYDEGALTWRAGALYAFDNGIAPYVSYATSFEPVLYLPPAGAPAFKPTTAEQFEVGVKYAPEGSDVLLTAAYYDLTQNDVVGSQWVGGVPVYSQTGRIRNHGVELSARAEINDGLSLIAGYSFISSVVKESVTASEVGRMPARIPQHQASLWATYTLDGGALEGLTLGGGVRYVGTSWGNNANTFKVGAVTLFDAMASYDFGARNPDLKGLSLQVNVKNIADERYVASCASAYACFYGEGRSIVATLKKQW; from the coding sequence ATGTGGGGCACTCTTTCGCTGTCGCTCGGGCGGCGGCGCATCATGCTATTGGCGGCGGCAAGCGTCTTTGCGCTGAATGCGCATGCGCAGGAGCGAACGCAATCGCCGGCGGGCACGACGCTGGAGGCGATCGTCGTCGAGGGCGGCGCGGGCGAGCGGGGCGACGGGCCCGTCAAGGGCTATGTCGCGAAGAAGAGCCTTTCGGGCACCAAGACCGATACGCCGGTCGCAAGGACGCCGCAGACGATAAGCGTCGTGGCGAAGGACCAGATCGAGGACCAGCACGTCCAGTCCGTCGCCGAGGCGCTGCGCTATACGCCCGGCGTCGTCACCGAGTATCGCGGCGCCTCGAACCTGCGCGACGAGCTCTTCGTGCGCGGCTTCTACTATGTGCCGAAATATCTTGACGGCCTGTTCCTCGGCGGAGACCTCTCCTATGCCAGGATCGATCCCTACCTTCTCGAACGGGTGGAGTTGATCTCCGGCCCGGCCTCCGTGCTCTACGGCCAGGCCAATCCGGGCGGCATCGTCAACATGGTCAGCAAGAAGCCGACCGGCGAGCCCTTGCGCGCGGCCGAGCTCTCCGTCGGCACGGACCGCTCCATTTCCGCCGGCTTCGACATTTCCGACACGTTCGACGACGCCTTCGGCTACCGCCTTGCCGCCACGGGGCTTTCGCGCGACCTGCAGGAGGATTTCGCCAAAAGACGCTCGCTCGCCATCGCCCCGTCGTTCACCTGGTCGCCGGACGGGGGCACGTCGCTGACGATCCTCGGCGGATACCAGAACGAGCCGGATGCCGGCTACCGCAACTTCCTCGACGCCGCCGGCACCGTCACGCCGATCCCCGGCTTCGGCTACGTGCCGCGCGACTTCTTCGTCTCCGACCCGAACTACGAACGCTCCGAGCGCGAGCAGGCCTGGATCGGCTACGAGTTCAGGCACGAGTTCAACGACAACCTGACCTTCCGCCAGAATGCGCGCTACCTCCATCTCGACTGGCTGCACCACACGCTCGTCTACGGCAGCCTCAGCGCCGACCCGCTGACCGGCGCCAACACGGTCATCAGCCGCTCGGCGAGCGGCGGCACGGACAACTGGGGCCAGTTCACCATCGACAACCAGATGGAGGCGACCTTCTCGACGGGTGCGGCGGAGCATACGCTGCTGGCCGGCGTGGACTACCAGTACCGAACGCGCGACTACCAGTGGGGCCGCGCGCCGGTGCCGAGCATCAACATCGCCGATCCGCACTATGGCGGCTTCAACTACGGCTCCGTGGTGCTGGCGACGTCGGACCTCCAGGCGGTCGATGCGCGCCAGACCGGCGTCTATCTTCAGGACCAGATGGAGATCGGCGGGCTGAACCTGCTCGCGGGCCTGCGCTACGACTGGGCGCAGACCGACATCGACGACCGGCTTGCCGCCAACAACGACCAGTCCTACGACGAGGGCGCCCTGACCTGGCGCGCCGGCGCGCTCTACGCCTTCGACAACGGCATCGCGCCCTATGTCAGCTACGCCACCTCCTTCGAGCCGGTGCTCTACCTGCCCCCGGCCGGCGCGCCCGCCTTCAAGCCGACGACCGCCGAACAGTTCGAGGTCGGCGTCAAATATGCGCCGGAAGGCTCGGATGTCCTGCTGACGGCGGCCTATTACGACCTGACGCAGAACGACGTCGTCGGCAGCCAGTGGGTGGGCGGCGTTCCCGTCTACTCGCAGACCGGCAGGATCCGCAATCACGGCGTCGAGCTGTCCGCCCGCGCCGAGATCAATGACGGCCTGTCGCTGATCGCCGGCTACAGCTTCATCAGTTCGGTCGTGAAGGAATCGGTGACGGCCAGCGAGGTCGGCAGGATGCCGGCGCGCATTCCGCAGCACCAGGCCTCGCTCTGGGCGACCTATACGCTCGACGGCGGCGCGCTGGAGGGGCTGACGCTCGGCGGGGGCGTGCGCTATGTCGGCACGAGCTGGGGCAACAACGCCAACACGTTCAAGGTGGGCGCCGTGACACTGTTCGACGCGATGGCATCCTACGATTTCGGCGCGCGCAATCCCGACCTGAAGGGCCTGTCGCTGCAGGTCAACGTCAAGAACATCGCGGACGAGCGCTACGTCGCCTCCTGCGCCAGCGCCTATGCCTGCTTCTACGGCGAGGGCCGCAGCATCGTCGCGACGCTGAAGAAGCAATGGTGA
- a CDS encoding alpha/beta hydrolase-fold protein — translation MVMRRIASIGALAMMLSASGLSAAEEPQAVALPVGVVVAGKGEERQVFDPRTAAGDYVRGQLRVASGRFDLDLVDGAGGHLRRLAEKAGGVADFQFVAGGPDKRLVVTMQAAGAYALTVERKVAAADQVPPAPDYLSPIIAAEAAAVAAGTSTDAFWAMAAARGTPLVEDGREGYRIVTFLGRGAKRNIRLFGAPSGDHEELQRLEGSDIWFKSFEVPAATRLSYQLAFDVPDVPGTARDRRVAILSTARADPLNRHPWPAEAIDAYNQDSVLELADAPPQPWLAERGSPAGTLARLSIESARLGNRRDIAIYRPAGFDPARRDTVLLYVFDADQYLERVPVPRILDNMIAAGAVPPVVAVFVANPDRAARARELPANPAFADFMAQELHPMVVKETGLDAPAGRTVLAGSSYGGLASATVAMRHPEVFGNVLAMSGSFWWSPPGTPEDRQEHVAGLVAAGPALPLRFFLSAGLFETGSQGTAGILDSSRHLRDVLAAKGIPVIYRDYAGGHDYLVWQGVISDGLVALFGGGRP, via the coding sequence ATGGTGATGCGAAGGATCGCCTCGATCGGCGCGCTCGCCATGATGCTTTCCGCCAGCGGGCTGTCCGCGGCCGAAGAGCCGCAGGCCGTGGCCCTGCCGGTCGGCGTTGTCGTCGCGGGCAAGGGGGAGGAGCGGCAGGTCTTCGATCCCCGGACTGCCGCCGGCGATTATGTCAGGGGGCAGCTCCGCGTCGCCTCGGGCCGCTTCGACCTCGACCTCGTCGACGGTGCCGGCGGGCACCTGCGCCGGCTGGCGGAGAAGGCGGGGGGCGTTGCGGATTTCCAGTTCGTCGCCGGGGGGCCGGACAAGCGGCTGGTCGTGACGATGCAGGCGGCGGGGGCCTATGCGCTCACCGTCGAGCGCAAGGTCGCGGCGGCCGATCAGGTGCCGCCGGCACCGGATTACCTCAGCCCCATCATCGCCGCCGAGGCCGCCGCCGTCGCTGCCGGAACGTCCACGGACGCCTTCTGGGCCATGGCCGCGGCGCGCGGCACGCCGCTCGTCGAGGACGGGCGGGAGGGATACCGGATCGTCACCTTCCTCGGCCGGGGCGCGAAGCGCAATATCCGCCTGTTCGGCGCGCCGAGCGGCGATCATGAGGAGCTGCAGCGCCTCGAAGGCTCGGACATCTGGTTCAAGAGCTTCGAGGTGCCGGCGGCAACGCGGCTTTCCTACCAGCTCGCCTTCGACGTGCCCGACGTGCCGGGCACCGCGCGCGACCGGCGCGTCGCCATACTCTCGACGGCGAGGGCCGACCCGCTCAACCGCCACCCCTGGCCGGCGGAGGCGATCGACGCCTACAACCAGGATTCCGTGCTGGAGCTGGCCGATGCCCCGCCGCAGCCGTGGCTGGCGGAGAGGGGCAGCCCCGCCGGGACGCTCGCCCGGCTCTCCATCGAAAGCGCCCGCCTCGGCAATCGCCGCGACATCGCGATCTACCGGCCGGCCGGCTTCGATCCCGCGCGCAGGGACACGGTCCTGCTCTACGTCTTCGATGCCGACCAGTATCTCGAAAGGGTGCCGGTGCCGCGCATCCTCGACAACATGATCGCCGCCGGCGCGGTGCCGCCGGTCGTCGCGGTCTTCGTCGCCAATCCCGACCGCGCCGCGCGCGCCCGCGAGCTGCCCGCCAATCCGGCCTTCGCCGATTTCATGGCGCAAGAGCTCCATCCGATGGTGGTGAAGGAAACCGGGCTCGACGCGCCGGCCGGCCGCACGGTGCTTGCCGGATCGAGCTATGGCGGGCTCGCCTCTGCGACGGTCGCCATGCGCCACCCCGAGGTCTTCGGCAATGTCCTTGCCATGTCCGGCTCGTTCTGGTGGAGCCCGCCCGGCACGCCGGAGGACCGGCAGGAGCATGTGGCCGGGCTGGTTGCCGCGGGGCCGGCGCTGCCGCTGCGCTTCTTCCTGTCGGCGGGGCTTTTCGAGACCGGTTCGCAGGGGACGGCCGGCATCCTCGACAGCAGCCGGCACCTGCGGGACGTGCTTGCGGCCAAGGGCATTCCCGTCATCTACCGCGACTATGCCGGCGGCCATGACTATCTCGTCTGGCAGGGCGTCATTTCGGACGGGCTGGTCGCGCTTTTCGGCGGCGGGCGGCCCTAG
- a CDS encoding methyl-accepting chemotaxis protein, producing the protein MATISAASARVKTSPKSSMSLAVKLLSVSALAIACFLAATFVVVILQVRERTVAITLKQAEAEADARAQAMSGKIEALTAAARSLAGAVERGIASGGLDRARIAAMLPAQVEKFDLVFGAWMVDTEEGLDGKRGPSDDAVQGTNTDGVFTPYWVRGAGGLEMLRPAAVDRQAEYYRLAATSMKGAATEPYEEAAANNLLMMTVAQPVIVDGRLVAVTGLDIGLGTLAQSLKSERPFGEGRVYLLSGGGKWLAAPDASQVMKDYAAEGAEKVKAAIGKGETVTLEGVAGSDGGTVYRVVRPFELPGLNARWAVAVDVPATAISSVVNEQTKILVIGGLFILAAVVGSLLLAVRTFVQRPMASLLGDVGRMSEGRLEQPVAGQERSDEIGKVAVALEAFRHRLADGRRLEAANAEQRQLTESERRQSEAERARAAEEQRKVVEALGRGLADLARGDLTCRIVEAFPPSYVELRDNFNDTMDSLERTILQLNATVHSLNAGIGEISRSSDNLSRRTEQQAASLEETAAAMNEIAEQMQTSTRNAGDAAARVNEACADADRSNAVVRKAITAMEGIEDSSEKVARIIGVIDEIAFQTNLLALNAGVEAARAGEAGKGFAVVAQEVRELAQRSAQAAKEIKALISASSAQVQEGVTLVGETGSALTRIAEQVLSVNRLIQDISASAREQSAGLQEINVAVNNMDQVTQQNAAMVEETTAAANLLNDEAGTLRDMVMRFTVNGAAEALRHRAAA; encoded by the coding sequence ATGGCCACCATCTCCGCTGCCTCCGCGCGCGTGAAAACCTCCCCGAAATCCTCCATGTCGCTCGCCGTCAAGCTGCTGTCCGTCAGCGCGCTCGCCATCGCCTGCTTCCTGGCGGCGACCTTCGTCGTCGTCATCCTGCAGGTGCGCGAGCGCACCGTGGCGATCACGCTCAAGCAGGCCGAGGCCGAGGCGGATGCGAGGGCGCAGGCGATGAGCGGCAAGATCGAAGCCCTCACCGCCGCCGCCCGAAGCCTTGCCGGCGCGGTCGAACGGGGCATCGCCAGCGGCGGGCTCGACCGCGCGCGGATCGCCGCCATGCTGCCGGCGCAGGTCGAGAAGTTCGATCTCGTCTTCGGCGCCTGGATGGTCGACACGGAAGAGGGGCTCGACGGCAAGCGCGGCCCGTCCGACGACGCGGTTCAGGGCACGAACACGGACGGCGTCTTCACGCCCTACTGGGTCCGCGGCGCCGGCGGCCTCGAAATGCTGCGGCCCGCCGCCGTCGACCGGCAGGCGGAATACTATCGCCTCGCCGCGACCAGCATGAAGGGGGCGGCCACCGAGCCCTACGAGGAAGCCGCCGCCAACAACCTCCTGATGATGACCGTCGCCCAGCCGGTGATCGTCGACGGCCGCCTTGTCGCCGTCACCGGCCTCGACATCGGGCTCGGCACGCTGGCGCAATCGCTGAAATCGGAGCGCCCCTTCGGCGAAGGCCGCGTCTACCTGCTCTCCGGCGGCGGCAAGTGGCTGGCCGCGCCCGATGCCTCGCAGGTCATGAAGGACTATGCCGCCGAAGGCGCCGAGAAGGTGAAGGCGGCCATCGGCAAGGGCGAGACCGTGACGCTTGAAGGCGTCGCCGGCAGCGACGGCGGCACCGTCTACCGCGTCGTCCGCCCGTTCGAGCTTCCCGGCCTCAACGCCCGCTGGGCGGTCGCGGTCGACGTGCCGGCGACGGCGATCTCGTCCGTCGTCAACGAACAGACGAAAATCCTCGTGATCGGCGGTCTCTTCATCCTGGCGGCCGTCGTCGGCTCGCTGCTTCTGGCGGTGCGCACCTTCGTGCAGCGGCCGATGGCCTCGCTGCTCGGCGATGTCGGGCGCATGTCCGAGGGCAGGCTCGAGCAGCCGGTCGCCGGGCAGGAGCGCAGCGACGAGATCGGCAAGGTCGCGGTCGCCCTCGAAGCCTTCCGGCACCGGCTGGCCGACGGTCGCCGCCTGGAGGCCGCCAATGCCGAGCAGCGCCAGCTCACCGAGAGCGAGAGGCGCCAGAGCGAGGCGGAGCGCGCCCGCGCCGCCGAGGAGCAGCGCAAGGTCGTCGAGGCGCTCGGCCGCGGGCTCGCCGATCTCGCGCGCGGCGACCTCACGTGCCGCATCGTCGAGGCCTTCCCGCCGTCCTATGTCGAGCTGCGCGACAATTTCAACGACACGATGGACAGCCTGGAACGCACCATCCTGCAGCTCAACGCCACCGTCCATTCGCTCAATGCCGGCATCGGCGAGATCAGCCGCAGCTCCGACAACCTCTCGCGCCGCACCGAGCAGCAGGCCGCCAGCCTGGAGGAGACCGCCGCGGCGATGAACGAGATCGCCGAGCAGATGCAGACCAGCACCCGCAATGCGGGCGACGCGGCGGCAAGGGTCAACGAGGCCTGTGCCGACGCCGACCGCTCCAACGCCGTCGTGCGCAAGGCGATCACGGCCATGGAGGGCATCGAGGATTCCTCGGAAAAGGTCGCCCGCATCATCGGCGTCATCGATGAGATCGCCTTCCAGACCAACCTGCTCGCCCTCAATGCCGGCGTCGAGGCGGCCCGCGCCGGGGAAGCCGGCAAGGGCTTTGCGGTCGTGGCGCAGGAGGTGCGCGAGCTCGCGCAGCGCTCGGCCCAGGCGGCCAAGGAAATCAAGGCGCTGATCTCCGCTTCGAGCGCGCAGGTGCAGGAAGGCGTCACGCTCGTCGGCGAGACCGGCAGCGCGCTGACGCGCATCGCCGAGCAGGTGCTTTCGGTCAACCGGTTGATCCAGGACATCTCCGCATCGGCGCGCGAACAGTCGGCCGGGCTGCAGGAGATCAACGTCGCCGTCAACAACATGGATCAGGTGACGCAGCAGAACGCGGCGATGGTCGAGGAGACCACGGCCGCCGCCAACCTGCTCAACGACGAGGCCGGCACCTTGCGCGACATGGTGATGCGCTTCACCGTCAACGGCGCGGCGGAGGCGCTGCGCCACCGGGCCGCCGCCTGA
- a CDS encoding DUF983 domain-containing protein, translating into MDKDYPPLPPMQTGVRGRCPRCGQGHLFKGFLTLAPKCEACGLDYSFADPADGPAFFVICFACVPSVLLAVWLEVAFSASLLTQFLVTGPFMLLTCIPPLRPLKGWLVASQYFYKAEEGKLVRRQEAG; encoded by the coding sequence ATGGACAAGGATTATCCGCCGCTGCCGCCCATGCAGACCGGCGTGCGCGGCCGCTGCCCGCGTTGCGGCCAGGGGCATCTCTTCAAGGGGTTCCTGACGCTCGCGCCGAAATGCGAGGCCTGCGGGCTCGACTATTCCTTCGCCGACCCGGCCGACGGCCCGGCCTTCTTCGTCATCTGCTTCGCCTGCGTGCCGAGCGTCCTGCTCGCCGTGTGGCTGGAGGTCGCCTTCAGCGCCTCCCTGCTGACGCAGTTCCTGGTGACCGGCCCGTTCATGCTCCTCACCTGCATACCGCCGCTCCGCCCGCTCAAGGGATGGCTGGTGGCAAGCCAGTATTTCTACAAGGCCGAGGAAGGCAAGCTGGTCCGCCGGCAGGAAGCCGGCTGA